In one Capricornis sumatraensis isolate serow.1 chromosome 1, serow.2, whole genome shotgun sequence genomic region, the following are encoded:
- the TOMM70 gene encoding mitochondrial import receptor subunit TOM70 isoform X2 → MASSKPVEAAVVAAAGPGSGSGVGGGSATSGPGTGSLPRWQLALAVGAPLLLGAGALYLWSRQRRRRETGARGDSGGLKRNSERKTPEGRASPAPGSGHPDGPGTHLEMNSLDRAQAAKNKGNKYFKAGKYEQAIQCYTEAISLCPTEKNVDLSTFYQNRAAAFEQLQKWKEVAQDCTKAVELNPKYVKALFRRAKAHEKLDNKKECLEDVTAVCILEGFQNQQSMLLADKVLKLLGKEKAKEKYKNREPLMPSPQFIKSYFSSFTDDIISQPMLKGEKSDEDKDKEGEALEVKENSGYLKAKQYMEEENYDKIISECSKEIDAQGKYMAEALLLRATFYLLIGNANAAKPDLDKVISLQEANVKLRANALIKRGSMYMQQQQPLLSTQDFNMAADIDPQNADVYHHRGQLKILLDQVEEAVADFDECIRLRPESALAQAQKCFALYRQAYTGNNSSQIQAAMKGFEEVIKKFPRCAEGYALYAQALTDQQQFGKADEMYDKCINLEPDNATTYVHKGGNMEKAIDMFNKAINLAKSEMEMAHLYSLCDAAHAQTEVAKKYGLKPPTL, encoded by the exons ATGGCCTCCTCTAAGCCTGTGGAGGCGGCAGTGGTCGCAGCGGCTGGACCCGGTTCCGGGAGTGGGGTGGGCGGCGGCAGCGCGACTTCGGGCCCGGGCACCGGGAGCCTGCCGAGATGGCAGCTGGCGCTGGCGGTCGGGGCGCCCCTGCTGCTAGGCGCGGGTGCCCTGTACCTATGGAGCCGGCAGCGGCGGCGCCGGGAGACCGGGGCCCGAGGCGACTCCGGCGGCCTGAAGCGCAACAGTGAACGGAAGACCCCGGAGGGCAGGGCCAGTCCGGCCCCGGGCAGCGGACACCCCGATGGTCCCGGTACTCACCTGGAAATG AACTCGCTTGATAGAGCCCAAGCAGCCAAGAACAAAggcaacaaatattttaaagcaggAAAATATGAACAAGCTATTCAGTGCTATACCGAGGCTATCAGTTTGTGTCCTACAGAGAAGAATGTTGACCTTTCCACATTTTATCAAAACAGAGCTGCTGCCTTCGAGCAATTG CAAAAATGGAAAGAGGTGGCACAAGATTGTACAAAGGCTGTTGAACTTAATCCCAAATATGTGAAAGCTCTCTTTAGACGTGCAAAAGCCCACGAGAAGCTAGACAATAAGAAGGAATGTTTAGAAG ATGTCACTGCTGTGTGTATATTAGAAGGAttccaaaatcaacaaagcatGCTGTTAGCTGATAAAGTTCTTAAACTTCTTGGAAAAGagaaagccaaagaaaaatataag AATCGTGAACCTCTGATGCCATCTCCACAATTTATCAAATCTTACTTCAGTTCTTTCACGGATGATATAATTTCTCAGCCAATGCTTAAAGGAGAGAAGTCTGATGAAGATAAAGACAAGGAAGGGGAGGCTTTAGAAGTAAAAGAAAA TTCTGGATATTTAAAGGCCAAACAGTATATGGAAGAAGAAAACTATGATAAAATCATAAGTGAATGCTCAAAAGAAATAGATGCTCAAGGAAAATACATGGCAGAAGCATTGTTACTACGAGCTACTTTCTACTTGCTTATTGGCAATGCCAATGCAGCCAAACCAGATTTAGATAAGGTCATCAGCTTGCAAGAAGCTAATGTGAAG CTTCGAGCAAATGCGCTCATCAAAAGGGGCAGCATGTACATGCAACAGCAGCAGCCTTTGTTGTCTACTCAGGATTTTAACATGGCTGCCGACATCGATCCCCAGAATGCAGATGTTTATCACCACCGAGGACAg CTGAAAATACTGCTTGATCAAGTTGAAGAAGCAGTAGCAGACTTTGATGAATGTATTAGATTAAGACCTGAGTCTGCTCTGGCGCAAGCTCAGAAATGTTTTGCTTTG TATCGCCAGGCATATACAGGAAACAATTCTTCACAAATCCAAGCAGCTATGAAAGGTTTTGAAGAGGTCATAAAGAAATTTCCAAGATGTGCTGAAGGCTATGCATTATATGCCCAG GCATTAACAGATCAACAGCAGTTTGGCAAAGCTGATGAAATGTATGATAAATGTATTAATTTGGAACCAGATAATGCCACAACATATGTTCATAAAGG aggaAACATGGAGAAAGCCATTGACATGTTCAACAAAGCTATTAACCTGGCCAAATCAGAAATGGAGATGGCTCATCTATACTCACTTTGTGATGCTGCCCATGCCCAGACAGAAGTTGCAAAGAAATACGGATTAAAACCACCAACATTATAA
- the TOMM70 gene encoding mitochondrial import receptor subunit TOM70 isoform X1 has protein sequence MASSKPVEAAVVAAAGPGSGSGVGGGSATSGPGTGSLPRWQLALAVGAPLLLGAGALYLWSRQRRRRETGARGDSGGLKRNSERKTPEGRASPAPGSGHPDGPGTHLEMNSLDRAQAAKNKGNKYFKAGKYEQAIQCYTEAISLCPTEKNVDLSTFYQNRAAAFEQLQKWKEVAQDCTKAVELNPKYVKALFRRAKAHEKLDNKKECLEDVTAVCILEGFQNQQSMLLADKVLKLLGKEKAKEKYKNREPLMPSPQFIKSYFSSFTDDIISQPMLKGEKSDEDKDKEGEALEVKENSGYLKAKQYMEEENYDKIISECSKEIDAQGKYMAEALLLRATFYLLIGNANAAKPDLDKVISLQEANVKLRANALIKRGSMYMQQQQPLLSTQDFNMAADIDPQNADVYHHRGQLKILLDQVEEAVADFDECIRLRPESALAQAQKCFALYRQAYTGNNSSQIQAAMKGFEEVIKKFPRCAEGYALYAQALTDQQQFGKADEMYDKCINLEPDNATTYVHKGLLQLQWKQDLDKGLELISKAIEIDNKCDFAYETMGTIEVQRGNMEKAIDMFNKAINLAKSEMEMAHLYSLCDAAHAQTEVAKKYGLKPPTL, from the exons ATGGCCTCCTCTAAGCCTGTGGAGGCGGCAGTGGTCGCAGCGGCTGGACCCGGTTCCGGGAGTGGGGTGGGCGGCGGCAGCGCGACTTCGGGCCCGGGCACCGGGAGCCTGCCGAGATGGCAGCTGGCGCTGGCGGTCGGGGCGCCCCTGCTGCTAGGCGCGGGTGCCCTGTACCTATGGAGCCGGCAGCGGCGGCGCCGGGAGACCGGGGCCCGAGGCGACTCCGGCGGCCTGAAGCGCAACAGTGAACGGAAGACCCCGGAGGGCAGGGCCAGTCCGGCCCCGGGCAGCGGACACCCCGATGGTCCCGGTACTCACCTGGAAATG AACTCGCTTGATAGAGCCCAAGCAGCCAAGAACAAAggcaacaaatattttaaagcaggAAAATATGAACAAGCTATTCAGTGCTATACCGAGGCTATCAGTTTGTGTCCTACAGAGAAGAATGTTGACCTTTCCACATTTTATCAAAACAGAGCTGCTGCCTTCGAGCAATTG CAAAAATGGAAAGAGGTGGCACAAGATTGTACAAAGGCTGTTGAACTTAATCCCAAATATGTGAAAGCTCTCTTTAGACGTGCAAAAGCCCACGAGAAGCTAGACAATAAGAAGGAATGTTTAGAAG ATGTCACTGCTGTGTGTATATTAGAAGGAttccaaaatcaacaaagcatGCTGTTAGCTGATAAAGTTCTTAAACTTCTTGGAAAAGagaaagccaaagaaaaatataag AATCGTGAACCTCTGATGCCATCTCCACAATTTATCAAATCTTACTTCAGTTCTTTCACGGATGATATAATTTCTCAGCCAATGCTTAAAGGAGAGAAGTCTGATGAAGATAAAGACAAGGAAGGGGAGGCTTTAGAAGTAAAAGAAAA TTCTGGATATTTAAAGGCCAAACAGTATATGGAAGAAGAAAACTATGATAAAATCATAAGTGAATGCTCAAAAGAAATAGATGCTCAAGGAAAATACATGGCAGAAGCATTGTTACTACGAGCTACTTTCTACTTGCTTATTGGCAATGCCAATGCAGCCAAACCAGATTTAGATAAGGTCATCAGCTTGCAAGAAGCTAATGTGAAG CTTCGAGCAAATGCGCTCATCAAAAGGGGCAGCATGTACATGCAACAGCAGCAGCCTTTGTTGTCTACTCAGGATTTTAACATGGCTGCCGACATCGATCCCCAGAATGCAGATGTTTATCACCACCGAGGACAg CTGAAAATACTGCTTGATCAAGTTGAAGAAGCAGTAGCAGACTTTGATGAATGTATTAGATTAAGACCTGAGTCTGCTCTGGCGCAAGCTCAGAAATGTTTTGCTTTG TATCGCCAGGCATATACAGGAAACAATTCTTCACAAATCCAAGCAGCTATGAAAGGTTTTGAAGAGGTCATAAAGAAATTTCCAAGATGTGCTGAAGGCTATGCATTATATGCCCAG GCATTAACAGATCAACAGCAGTTTGGCAAAGCTGATGAAATGTATGATAAATGTATTAATTTGGAACCAGATAATGCCACAACATATGTTCATAAAGG TTTACTTCAGCTTCAGTGGAAGCAAGATCTGGATAAAGGTTTGGAGCTTATCAGCAAGGCTATTGAAATTGACAATAAATGTGATTTTGCATATGAAACCATGGGAACTATTGAAGTACAAAG aggaAACATGGAGAAAGCCATTGACATGTTCAACAAAGCTATTAACCTGGCCAAATCAGAAATGGAGATGGCTCATCTATACTCACTTTGTGATGCTGCCCATGCCCAGACAGAAGTTGCAAAGAAATACGGATTAAAACCACCAACATTATAA